The Sesamum indicum cultivar Zhongzhi No. 13 linkage group LG2, S_indicum_v1.0, whole genome shotgun sequence genome contains a region encoding:
- the LOC105156308 gene encoding pectinesterase-like, producing the protein MDGFEYSSNEVRKIVSANLDNSTRLVGTSLAIISMIDGYTTPHEKPSSVPTIDHATSKPSGDWEPIWLSSEDKMLLHGMKRAIMPDVVVAADGSSDYDTINEAIEAVPENSDRRFIIYVKEGVYHENVRIGRDKWNVMMYGDGMERTIVSSNLSNGTGTPTSMSATFAAIGKGFLARDMGFQNTAGAINHQAVALLSASDKSVFHWCLIDAYQDTLYAQSNRQFYRGCKIYGTIDFIFGDSSVVIQDCDILVKRPLPYQKNTITAQGKSNPFSNTGISIQKCCVTAAEDLGDIKTFLGRPWQDYSTTIIMESQLERLIDPKGWLPWSNSTTAPDTIYYVEYNNTGPGANTTNRVEWKGLKVNDTEDDARKFTVRSFINGDEWIPCMGVPFQADL; encoded by the exons ATGGATGGCTTTGAGTACTCGTCCAATGAAGTGAGAAAAATCGTAAGTGCAAATTTGGACAACTCTACTAGACTTGTTGGCACTAGCCTTGCCATCATAAGTATGATCGATGGATATACGACCCCACATGAAAAACCCTCATCCGTCCCTACAATCGACCACGCTACAAGTAAACCTAGTGGTGATTGGGAGCCCATTTGGCTGTCTTCTGAGGACAAGATGCTCCTACATGGTATGAAGCGAGCGATAATGCCTGACGTTGTTGTCGCTGCAGACGGCTCAAGTGACTACGACACGATAAACGAAGCCATCGAAGCCGTGCCTGAAAACAGTGATCGGAGATTTATTATCTATGTCAAGGAAGGAGTGTACCATGAAAATGTGAGGATTGGGAGGGACAAATGGAATGTGATGATGTATGGTGATGGAATGGAGAGGACCATTGTTTCCAGCAACCTCAGCAATGGTACAGGAACACCCACCTCAATGTCTGCTACCTTTG CGGCCATAGGCAAGGGATTCCTTGCCAGGGACATGGGGTTCCAAAACACGGCGGGTGCAATCAATCACCAAGCCGTGGCCTTACTCTCAGCTTCCGACAAATCAGTTTTTCATTGGTGTCTCATCGATGCCTACCAAGACACCCTCTACGCACAATCCAATCGACAATTCTACCGAGGATGCAAAATCTATGGAACAATAGACTTCATCTTCGGAGACTCATCCGTCGTGATCCAGGACTGCGACATACTCGTGAAAAGGCCACTGCCCTACCAGAAAAACACCATAACCGCACAAGGTAAATCAAACCCTTTCTCCAACACGGGCATATCGATACAAAAATGTTGTGTCACGGCTGCTGAGGATCTTGGCGACATTAAAACATTTCTAGGGCGGCCGTGGCAGGACTACTCCACCACCATTATCATGGAGAGCCAATTGGAGAGGTTGATTGATCCCAAGGGCTGGCTGCCCTGGTCTAACAGCACTACCGCTCCCGACACTATATACTACGTCGAATACAACAATACTGGTCCTGGTGCCAACACAACGAATAGGGTTGAATGGAAAGGCTTGAAAGTTAACGATACGGAAGATGATGCAAGAAAGTTCACCGTTAGATCGTTTATTAATGGAGACGAATGGATCCCGTGTATGGGTGTTCCCTTCCAGGCGGACTTGTGA
- the LOC105156120 gene encoding GEM-like protein 4 yields the protein MEVQHSRSRIGQKNDQNVNRIPMISSSDSALMSFMGSSRQALLPDPAVQYQLLPSPNSKHCSKIRHSRVDSVIAKMMKLGESLDGFAQGIREHVKLGPKLGETVKGKLRLGARILQVGGVDKVFRQKFNIRDDEKLLNASQCYLSTTAGPIAGLLFVSNHRVAFCSDRSIKLPSPTGKPLKAHYKVMIPLRKMKRAAESENVKKPTQKYVQIVTDDNFEFWFMGFLNHQRTLKYLQQAIHQAR from the exons ATGGAAGTACAACACAGCAGATCAAGAATTGGGCAGAAGAATGATCAAAATGTTAATAGGATTCCAATGATCAGCTCATCAGATTCTGCATTAATGTCCTTCATGGGCTCTTCAAGACAGGCACTTTTACCTGATCCGGCTGTTCAATACCAACTCCTGCCTTCTCCTAATTCCAAACATTGTTCCAAAATCAGACATA GTAGAGTAGATTCAGTAATTGCCAAGATGATGAAGCTCGGAGAAAGCTTAGATGGTTTCGCTCAAGGAATTAGAGAGCACG TGAAATTAGGACCAAAGCTAGGCGAAACGGTGAAAGGAAAGTTGAGGCTGGGGGCAAGAATACTCCAGGTTGGTGGAGTGGACAAAGTTTTCAGGCAGAAATTCAATATCAGGGATGATGAAAAGCTGTTGAATGCTTCTCAGTGCTATTTATCGACAACAGCTGGGCCGATAGCCGGACTCCTCTTCGTTTCAAATCATAGAGTTGCCTTCTGCAGTGACAGATCCATCAAACTCCCTTCTCCAACCGGAAAGCCGCTCAAAGCACATTATAAG GTGATGATCCcattgagaaaaatgaagagagCTGCTGAAAGTGAGAATGTGAAGAAGCCAACACAGAAGTATGTGCAAATAGTGACTGATGACAATTTTGAGTTCTGGTTTATGGGATTTCTAAATCATCAAAGGACTTTGAAGTATCTCCAGCAAGCCATCCATCAAGCCAGATGA